The Caldisericum sp. genomic interval GGATTTATTTCGATGTGGATTTCAAATACAACCGCAACTGTAATGGCTTTGCCTATTGCCTTATCTATTATAGAGTTTTATAAAAGTCTGTTTCATAAAGAAGGTCTTGCTGTTGATACAACTCCAGGTGAGTTTAAGTTTGCAACGGCGCTTATGCTTGGTGTTGCATTTGCTGCAAGTATTGGAGGAATGGGAACTCCAATAGGTACTCCTCCAAACATCATATTTATGAGTATGGCAAAGCAGATGTTTCCTAATGCACCTACTTTGAGTTTCCTTGACTTTACAAAGTTTGGGGTGATATTCATTGTGCTTTTCCTTCCTTTTACCTGGTTTATGCTTACATCAGTATTCTTCAAGCCAGGGTTTCCAGGATTAAAAGAAAGTAAGGAAGTTTTTGCAAGCGAACTCAGGAAACTCGGGCAGATGAACAAGAAAGAAAAAATTGTTGCAACTGTTTTTGTTATTACTGTTCTTCTTTGGATATTCAGGGAAGATATTAATTTTGGAAGTTTCACACTTAAAGGTTGGTCAAGCCTTATTGGAGTTTCTAAATTTGTCCATGACTCAACTGTTGCAATTTTAGCATCTTTACTTTTATATATGATACCTGTTGACTTTAAAAAAGGAGAGAGTGTCCTAACAGGAGGATCTGTGAAGAAATTACCCTGGGACATTATCCTTATATTTGGTGGTGGTCTTGCAATAGCGGATGCGATGGTAACAACAAAACTTGC includes:
- a CDS encoding anion permease, which encodes MHTRFSLFLIDKIGTSPKKIILAFMIAVGFISMWISNTTATVMALPIALSIIEFYKSLFHKEGLAVDTTPGEFKFATALMLGVAFAASIGGMGTPIGTPPNIIFMSMAKQMFPNAPTLSFLDFTKFGVIFIVLFLPFTWFMLTSVFFKPGFPGLKESKEVFASELRKLGQMNKKEKIVATVFVITVLLWIFREDINFGSFTLKGWSSLIGVSKFVHDSTVAILASLLLYMIPVDFKKGESVLTGGSVKKLPWDIILIFGGGLAIADAMVTTKLADFVGSKLAFLQGVNLL